The genomic stretch AGGTGGGTGTGATGGTTGAAATTATCGACACGAATGTTACCCAACCAAGCCTATTTGATCTTCGATGTTTGGCAACACAAAAAATCATTGTGGAATCCGCTAGTCAACAACAGGACGGGTTATGGATCGGCCAAGTGACCATCCTCGCAACTGAAGCCGATGTGCCATTACCTGAAGACATCATTGCGCCAAAAGTGTATTTCGAACAGCTAGTCAACGCTCTTGCGGAAGAAGCACACTCCGATGAGTTGTCGCCATTTCAAGAACCCCACCAGCTTGAAAGTGGCACTTGGCTTGCGAATCGCTGGTGTGAAATACTCTCGATCCCCCTAGATGAAAAGCAAAGCCTACTCGTACTTGACAACCCATCAACTAGACTCACATTGATTAATGAAATGCTGACTCAAGACAGCGCAGACGATCGTCGTTTTAACTAAAACAAACCATTCCACTTAATCTTTGCAACACAAAGAACTTATACCTATAATAGAGTTCAAATTTTTTGTACTAACAAACATTTCTCTTTTTTATATAAGGTAAATCTCATGTTAAAAACTATCGTAGGTTCAATTGCAATTTTAGGCATTTCTTCTTCAATCGCGATGGCTGGTGAGTGTGATGTAGCAATCGAAGCAACTGCTAGCATGGCATATTCAGCAAAAGAAATTACAATCGGTAAAGCGTGTAAAGAAGTTAACTTGACACTAAAGAATGCTGGCAACATGCCAAAAGCGGCAATGGGTCATAACTTGGTG from Candidatus Methylopumilus turicensis encodes the following:
- a CDS encoding LON peptidase substrate-binding domain-containing protein — its product is MTTTLPLFPLKLVLFPGGVLPLSIFEKRYVDMVRNCLRNNSGFGIVADLTDFSGLNHGSHPSLPFAEVGVMVEIIDTNVTQPSLFDLRCLATQKIIVESASQQQDGLWIGQVTILATEADVPLPEDIIAPKVYFEQLVNALAEEAHSDELSPFQEPHQLESGTWLANRWCEILSIPLDEKQSLLVLDNPSTRLTLINEMLTQDSADDRRFN